From the genome of Primulina eburnea isolate SZY01 chromosome 12, ASM2296580v1, whole genome shotgun sequence, one region includes:
- the LOC140807460 gene encoding peptidyl-prolyl cis-trans isomerase FKBP53 translates to MAFWGIEIKPGKPYIHQYDDENGRLHVSQATLGAGSSTKKSIVQCKVGDKNPIYLCSLLPERIESCALNLEFKEDDEVTFSVNGPHTVHLSGFFFGEDEDQDNIGDGYGSDLYEGNTVVSDSEDEDDSNDDGEYDDLIEDDLGMFPPSPIPNSGVKIEEIVDGKEIVNEIGLSKQGRKKKNQSDISDHNGNSNHQIVVKARSGFPVLESEDEDGFPVLSTRESKFDFSNSASKSGKTCERMHDKTKRKNETDEIACGKIRKRKNDSLGQDREPDRDNDGPRGSSVQPDKIFPENDVKKNKKKKVSEKEDSGKESGTQNSNALEKLPEGEIGNDLGPNKKKKKEKKKKKQSKEGESAVTVKADQTLTNGKGSSMEKEEKEKIKSSQVRTFPNGLAIEEVSMGKPNGKRASPGTKVSVLYIGKLKNGKIFDSNIGRAPFKFRLGIGQVIKGWDVGVNGMRIGDKRRLTIPPAMGYGAKGCRPAIPPNSWLVFDVELVDVN, encoded by the exons ATGGCTTTCTGGG GAATAGAAATTAAACCAGGAAAACCATATATTCATCAgtatgatgatgaaaatggGAGGCTTCATGTTTCTCAG GCAACTCTTGGTGCAGGTTCGTCCACCAAGAAGAGCATAGTACAGTGTAAAGTGGGAGATAAGAACCCAATTTACTTGTGTTCGTTGTTACCTGAAAGAATCGAGTCTTGTGCATTGAATCTTGAGTTCAAGGAGGATGATGAGGTCACGTTCTCTGTTAATGGACCTCACACTGTGCATCTGTCTGGTTTTTTCTTTGGTGAAGACGAGGATCAGGATAACATAGGGGATGGTTATGGATC CGATCTTTATGAGGGGAATACAGTGGTAAGTGATTCCGAAGATGAGGATGATTCTAATGATGACGGAGAGTATGATGATTTAATTGAAGATGATCTTGGCATGTTCCCACCTTCTCCAATTCCCAACAGTGGAG TGAAAATCGAAGAAATAGTGGACGGTAAGGAAATAGTCAATGAAATTGGTCTCTCTAAGCAaggaagaaagaagaaaaatcAGTCAGACATATCTGATCACAATGGAAACTCCAACCATCAGATTGTCGTAAAAGCTAGATCAGGCTTTCCTGTCTTggaaagtgaagatgaagatGGTTTTCCAGTTCTTTCGACTCGTGAAagcaaatttgatttttcaaacTCTGCATCTAAATCTGGCAAAACCTGCGAGAGGATGCATGACAAAACAAAGAGAAAGAACGAAACTGATGAAATTGCCTGTGGAAAGATTCGGAAAAGGAAGAATGATTCATTGGGTCAAGATAGGGAACCTGACAG GGACAATGATGGACCACGTGGTTCTTCAGTCCAACCTGATAAAATATTTCCCGAAAATGATGTAAAAaagaacaagaagaaaaaaGTATCGGAGAAAGAAGACAGTGGTAAGGAAAGTGGGACGCAGAATTCTAATGCCCTGGAGAAACTTCCAGAAGGTGAAATCGGAAATGATCTGGGGCCAAATAAGAAAAA gaagaaagaaaagaaaaagaagaaacagAGCAAGGAGGGAGAGAGTGCAGTTACTGTTAAAGCAGATCAAACACTAACAAATGGAAAAGGATCTAGCATGGAGAAAGAAGAGAaggaaaaaattaaatcatCGCAAGTGAGGACATTTCCGAATGGATTAGCTATAGAGGAGGTATCGATGGGCAAACCCAACGGAAAGAGAGCTTCTCCAGGCACAAAG GTCAGTGTCCTTTACATTGGCAAATTGAAGAATGGAAAAATTTTTGACTCAAACATTGGAAGAGCACCCTTTAAATTTCGCTTAG GCATTGGCCAAGTTATCAAGGGATGGGATGTTGGTGTTAATG GCATGCGAATTGGGGACAAACGAAGACTAACAATTCCTCCTGCTATGGG tTATGGAGCCAAAGGATGTCGCCCGGCTATACCACCTAATTCTtggctggtctttgatgttgaGTTGGTAGACGTAAATTGA